In Alosa sapidissima isolate fAloSap1 chromosome 5, fAloSap1.pri, whole genome shotgun sequence, the genomic stretch TGACTAACATGAACTGTCacatatagcctaggcctacattgtctatgtccatggcaatgactgacatacaaataaagtctatcaaaataaaggtccaataTTATATCTGATAAAGTagaatttaattttttttaccaCAAGCTCCACGACCCACCCAGAACGGTTCCGCGACtcacttttgggtcccgacccactAGTTAAGAAACAcatagagcacctttaaatgtactaatatgaaaatgtatttattaGGATAAAATAGCAACAAACTTTATTAAACTACTGGCCTGTTCCATTTCTCTGTCATGATAGCATTGTGTATCTGCCTGTCAAGAGGTTGTACCTGTATACTATAGCCTGTGCTGGACTGTGGATGGACATATCACTGTCACCTTATTCATCATATTTTGGTTCTTTTTCTTCATATTCACTTCTAGcctgtgtagcctaaaccatgctcttccttacttgaaacaCCTTTGTTGAAATGCAAGAAATTGAAGACTGAAACTAGGGAGTAGTctagtgggtgtttgggaatgaacgctCAGATTCTCACATTTATTTCATGtagactttttgtggtcttaaaGGCACACtgtgcaggttttttagcttaatatgcaagttttttagcttaatttaccttcatttaacagcttcagagtcatggGAATGGTTATAttacttttttcgggttgaatggtggccgtcttgcTTCCctctagcgcctgtgagcggaaaaaccacgcttgcaactgtgggccggcgggccgacggtctcagtgtcaggaagtataccgagtgtaacgaattgctttactgcattcaaatacacatacacgccaggcaccggctagaaaaaggtagcgatggagtttcttagacattcgtcatgacagagccagcgaaaaagaagcaaaaaccgagaaaatagtaaggaaattgccaatactgcatagtttacctttaatgcaacattttacaaagcactaacagggccaccaaggactcTGAACGAGTCAAcagaaaaacctatttagcaagcagaaatgtcccaggccggtgtttaggatgcatcgtAGACAAGCATCTTCAAGTTCCATGTATATCTTCCTCAGCAAACcatcacataaacaaacattagCGTTGTGGCTAACTAACTCCTGGTCAGAAAATAATGTGATGACAATCGAAAGAGACAAgtacagtgctgttatcaattggCTCGGTGTGGTGCTCGGTGCTCGGCCCACCATGAGCTCTTTGAACCTCTCCAATCTGGCTTCAGAACCCACCATAGCACTGAGACCGCCCTCATTAAAACCACTATATAACCATTATATAACCATTCccatgactctgaagctgttaaatgaaggtaaattaagctaaaagtaaggtatggtaaggtgctctgtgtgaatgagtgtcatggtggtagtgcaatggtgatagtggtcatggtgatggtgcaaatgagtaagtcaaccgtgcaacaatgcagaaataaagtaaagtctatatatctatatatttaactatttaagaaaatgtataagtgtggccacagttcggctgtggcatgggggggggggggttatgcatatgtgctgatgtgctaatatagcacgcaaacagtgaggcataaagacagtggtacaagtggctagtggacagacagtaccaaacatggaggtaTAATATAAGATATATAAGATAATGGTTATCTTTTACATCGTCTGCCAAGGGAACTCAAcacccggatcatccagctcctgccatcgctgttcggctactgggggaacacacacacgcagactcttgaaACCCCCGGAACTCCTGGATCTCCCGTACCatcccggaacccctgaaacccccataacccccaacccttaaataaactttcgaacgtgacgcttttgtggtcctcgtcctgtttggtgtctgacagtacgatctgaccaaacatggacccagcgcacggccgaaccagcatggaaaccgacgaaccagaaccacccaccgccatgcaacgcctggaagagacagagagagaggtaaaccgcaacactgctgacattgcctccctacttcaagccggctaccaacagcgtcagcagttccagcagcaacagcaacagcttcagcaacagcaacagcaacaacaacttgcaatgatcattcaacttctcaccaacctttctcctctgcctgctcccaccggcccagccccagccagcctgctcaccggcccagctcCCTAGTCTCCTGCCCAGTTCACTGCCGCCgcggctgccggagccccagaacccaggatcggcaatccagagcggttcagtggcgacccaacccaggtacgggcgttcctgacgagctgccgtgtccagtttaccctgcaacccaggacctttgccactgaaggggcgagggtcggttacgtgatcactcacctgacgggccgagctcgactctggggaacggcggagttcgagcgccagaccccagcatgtgcgaccttcaacctattcgcagaggagatgctcaaggtattcgatttggaatccacaacagccgaggcatctcggaccctgatgagtattcgccaaggcagaaggactgttgcggattactccatcgactttcgaactgtggcaagtcggagctcctggaacatggaagcattggtggatgccttcctccacagcctggcggactacataaaggacgagctggtttcccatgatcaaccccccactcttgatgaagccattgctctggctgtccgcatcgaccgcaggatcctggcccgccgtcgtgagagagggcgccagagtccatccaccagcacacggagcgtcccaactgcccttctgtcctcacctgccacaccatctagccagccggaccagtctgaaccgatggagatcggccgcgcctccctaacccctgcagagcgccagcgacgcatcacctccaacttgtgcctgtactgtggtggtgatggtcatcgagtcgccacctgtccagtaaaagccggagctcaccagatgtaggaggaatccggatgagctcaatgaacattcagccctccatcagccgtaaacccctcatccaagtctgtcttcacctgtctgattccacccacaccctggcagccctggtggactctggcgcagaagcaaacattattgatacaagacttgctcgtcagctgggcttggaaagccaacgcttgtccactcctgttccagcccggaccctggacggtcacgtaattggcacagttaccagcatcacagccgccatctcaatgatggtgtcaggaaaccaccgagagaccatccgcttccacctgctcagctctccaggccaacccctaatcctgggctacccttggctccgtctccacaatcctcacctcgattgggcctccggaactgtgaaagagtggggaaatgcctgccacctgacctgtttgcgtgctgccacgctgccccccggctcagtaccccccagcactgcccccgacatttctaatgtctctgaatgttaccatggcctccgagaggtgttcaacaagaccaaagccacatctctgcccccacaccgtccgtacgactgtgccattgatctcctccctgggactgctccacccaaaggtcacctctactcactatcccctcctgaaagaaaagctatcttcgcccctgcattaattatcgaggtctgaatgatgtcacagtgaagaaccagtaccctctgcctttactcacctctgcttttgagttgctccagggatccactattttcaccaaactggaccttagaaatgcttaccacctagtgcgagtaagggagggtgacgagtggaagactgcattcaacacccacaccggccattacgagtacctggtaatgccattcatcctcaccaacgccccagtgGTATTCCAGGctctggtgaatgatgtgctgcgggacatgctgaataaattcgtcttcgtgtacctggacgacatcttaattttctccagaactctgtccgaacacacccgtcatgtccagctggttcttcgacggctcctggagaactctctatgtcaaagcggagaaatgcgagttccatgctcagactgtgtcattactgggatacatcgtcgctgaaggcaatatccagatggaccccgcaaaggtctcggcagttacctcctggccagttccggggaataggaagaagttgcagcaattcctcggttttgccaatttctaccggaaattcatccggaactacagctccgtcgccgctcccctcacagctctgaccagcatcaaacacccctttttctggaccccagaggccaacacagcctttcataccctcaaggcccggttcaccactgcccccatcctccagatgccggattcagaccggcagttcgttgtcgagatGGATGCCTCAGACGGAGTCAGGGCCATAATCTcacaacgggcagaggaggacaacaagttttctctcgccggctttcacctgcagagcgcaattatgatgttggaaaccgtgagctgttggctgtcaagcttgccctggaggagtggcgtcactggtcccacgtctccttggactttgtaactgacctcccaccatcaggtgggatgacggtcattctcactgtggttgaccggttcagcaagatgcacacttcattcccctccctaaactgccatctgccagagagactgcccaggctgttcttgatcatgtcttccgtctacacgggctgcccagggatgttgtctctgaccgaggcccgcaattcacctctacattctggaaggagttctgccgtcttctaggggccacagtgagtctcacctctgggttccacccccagtccaatggtcagtccgagcgggcaaaccaggagctggagaaggcgctgcggtgcatggtttctcgcaaaccccaggcttgggcgcaacaactgatgtggatagagtatgctcacaactccctcacctgctctgccactggtatgtcacctttccagtgtgtgtatggctaccagccccccctgttccccagccaggaaggagatctgtcctgcccgtctgccctcgcaagaccgttgccgtcgtacctggtcacaagctcgtgccacgctactcaagtcagctgtcagctatgccactggggctaaccgccgatgATCGCcagcacccgcctaccgtgttggccttaaggtgtggctgtcagccaaggatctcccactgcgcgtaagcacctcgattcctcggcccgttcccaatccagagggtcatcagcccaactgcagtccggctccagttgccaacatccatgagggtgcaccctactttccatgtttcgaaggtcaagccgacgcatgaaagcccgctggtccctgtggcgcttcctcctcctcctcctcgcctcgttgacggtgggctggtgtacaccgttcgacgcctgcttcggtccagacggcgaggtaggggcctccagtatctcgtcgactgggagggctatggacctgaggagagaacctgggtgccagccagtcggattgtggaccggacactcgtcgccgacttccaccgtctgcatcctgatcaacctgcaatccgtaggggccgccccagaggggtccctaaccgtcctgcccgcccggcttcctgtccagTGCCTGACcttgaccctgtctcggtacctgtcccgtcttctgtctacgaccctccagctccctccgaggatgaggatgttcactcggaccgctcggaggagttCTAGctctccaccggctcccctccgccctcccgacgtggtgtcactcttggggacttctggggccgtcccttaggggggggggggttctgtcatgagctctctctctgcctggtaacacacgctgattgaagtctgatgacctccaccttttcctgctctgctctgctctgcctcaccctcgttaacctaccagctgcactgcattcatcactcatcatgccctgtatataaagccttgcttttcagtccacacttgtcagatcgtctacaaccagcaccagttacctgcctgttttggaaaacgcctctgactctttgcctgtgatcccggacccgctcgactacttctgtgttctccagccccggtaatcttgacctgccttccgtccctcttctacgaataccgcctagtccttgactgtactgctgcttcgtttcaattgctgttgtgtgtgtgtgtgtgtttccccccaggacttcccggatcatccagctcctgccatcgctgttcggctactgggggaacacacacacgcagactcttgaaACCCCCGGAACTCCTGGATCTCCCGtacccccccggaacccctgaaacccccataacccccaacccttaaataaactttcgAACGTGActcttttgtggtcctcgtcctgtttggtgtctgacagtggAGGTGCATTAGGGCCTATGGCATGGGTACTGACGAGGCACAATTCATTCTGAATTATGTACACTGGTTTAGagtgacatatatatatatatatatatatatatatatatatattgccatccaatgtctttttcagggaaaaccttgaatatttcaataaaacaatgccaaaattaattctgcacattTAAACAGTCcttagaggaagagtccaggtgctaaaatggcctttCTAAAACAGATAGTTTGGTCCTTGATTGATTCGCTGAATTgtgttcgatgccgttgtagaatccagcacaaacatacagctTGACTGTTCTATATTACTCAGCTTGtacgtcgtgcctaacaacgtcCCTCAGctgtaaaatcagtgtaacctgcagcaggggcgtcgctagctatttaaaacattctgGGCTAGAGCCCAGAACTTAGAGACCTTTTTATCCGGGGGTTCGGGGGTTTCTCCCCtgagagattttgaaaatcgggctgatgaacatgcaattttaacctactttgagaatgaaaaggaaggccaattgtaatgactcacgtcacggcattctgaatattttgatgtttaaagaccgtgtaaggagaacgtctcttctgccaaagtgcaccacatacaacacccaaaatatgacattaaaatagcctgtagaataaacatcgtcatgcacctctgtcaagtgcacaggtgtgagcgttcgtctcgggataaacatttggacgtcatcaccttcaattaatgggctatgggtgccttgaaagcaatgcatttgggttgtgtaGGCGATCACAAACTTTTtcccaaagaaaaagttccattctgtcaaaatcaagcccaacatgcattgcttggaagccccctcaaacgaggtcaggtttaccatatttactgcgcatgtgattcaatagtaaatcacaatatattgaaactgagctgatcgaaatgtcctcctgggttgcgggagatgatgacacactgtgagtttccacttcttgtccctgctctgccctttttttctctaaagaaacttctaatatccatttgtccttctgtacacttatttcgctaaggctagttagtctaagcacgaaacagcaatgcgtaatagcgtagaggagaattgaaattgcaacattttgcaacaaatgattctaaactgcccagatcacgtcaaattttcttgcgctgctgttaatgcacacaatggacacaaacacaaaagtctcttctacggggctatttatttcattcacgattagagtttttgttgttgttgactgcccatagatccggggctatagccccgaatgcccaggtctaacgacgccacTGACCTGCAGTCTCTCAGGGCTTATTGCTAAAGTCTGCAGTTCAGATCTGTCAAAttgggtgcatcatggaattATAAACATAATTAAGAAGACCCCACACTGTTGAGcagctgaaatcctatatcgggcaggaatgggacaacatttcattttaaCATGTCACTAGTCTcttcagttcctaaacatttacagaatgttgttaaatgaagaggtaaaGCAACACAACAGTGGTAAAAATGCCCCTGTCACAACTTTTTTgagacatgttgctggtattaacttaaaaacatatttttttccaaaaacaataaaaatgcCTGTCCTTCAACAGTTggatatgttgtctttgaactaTTCCCATTTGACATGATTTGTAGATCATTGCTATAGATCGTTTGTAGATCACTATTGCCATTTTACAaagcgtcccaactttttcagaATTGGGTTTGCATATGATGAAAACAATGATTGAGCCATGACATATGTTTTAAAAGTTACACTTAGTGTTAAATAAGTGTGACACAAAAACAGAGACATATTTTTAGATTTTCTTATGTCTTCCAGGGAGAAGAACTCTCTCGAATCTGACTCACTCAaataatgtgtgcatgcataattACTTTATGTATTACACTCCAGTCCAAAAGGTGGCGGTAGTGTGTATTCATAGCTGGTGCGTCTTAAcagaagaaataaaaacaaccaACATGGCGTATTACAGGAAATTGTTTACTGCAAGCTTAAGGTAAAATATGTCTGTATAAAACGTTTATCAAGGCTAGCTTTTACATGAGTGGAATGATAAATAGACGGAGTCATGTAAATATGAATCTAGATTGACGTTTTACTAGACTATGCTTACATTCTGTCTACTTCTTTGTCCTTCCTGAGTGATATCAGTCAGTCGTGACGTgctggtgttgtgtgccttgtggacccttctggtttctccacctactggtttccttagcgtgcatgcgctgcagcagttgtcagacatttacaaacaagttgtttttaggcggtttgaagtcgcttttcatacgccatgagcgctcggctacattacagccactcggacaaaagacatgtaaaaacaatatatgttttgaaaactagcattaaactggattcgatcccgcaaaagcaacacacgcatGACTCTCTCcagcctgattccctactctttgagccagcTACTGTAATCTGTTATGCGatacaattaactattgtagatcaattaataacgtaggcaacacccaggtaacattttgtccaggctatctgaaagtGGTTGCCCTTCATCTAAAACAACTGGTTACGgccgtcagtgcactgtgcacagtatcCTACTCTTTGTGGTcgatcaaataaaaataaaagatgtatttggtaaTGACGTTATTGTTGGTCTAGTAGGCCTAAATTCttagaaattaaatggtacgacaGAAGAAACGATCAACATtttagcgcaccagaccgcgatgtcaagggttgaatgaagggagtttgcaaaaattagcatatttttcaagtcaataaacattcttacgaatgtctttgtcagagaCCATTTGACTTttcaaaaccataggcctgctcagacaaggagttataagataaaggcaatatcatttgtgtcacctaatgcaagACAAAATGTTGCTTGCGTGGTTAATTAATAGGTGATTTGATGACGGTTTTTAGCTAATTGGAGTGGCTCAAAGGGATAATGCGCTGAATAGGTCGGTCTGGTTCAtaggtgtgtgtatttattgcaGGTTCGAATCCATTTTAATGCTATAAAGTGTGCAAAATTATAGCctttattttacatgtatttTGTACGAGTGGTTGTAGTGTAATGATCATGTGATAGATGTGAAATGCGACTTCAAATCcgtctaaaacaacttgtttgtgaatgtttgaCAACTCCTGCAGCTGTGGCgagcacgcgcaaggaaaccagtaggtgggaaaaaccagaaggcacacaacactgGCACCTAGCTTTGAGACATGTCAAACATCTGCTGGTTGTTAAATGTATTCTTAAATGTATACTCCGTGTAATCTAGATGCGCATCCACCTGGTGTGTGTACGGTCGTGGCCTGGTGACAGCTTCACTGGCCCGGGAAAGACTTTCAAAGCTCTCCTCGGCTATGAAGAAAAACTGGATTTCTCTGAGTGTGGCAGGTGCCATTTGTGCAGTCCCTATCGCTCAGGTATGGCGGATTGTTCAGATTAAAGGAGACATAGCCAGCTGTTTTACCTTCATTAACTTAATGTTTTTAAAGTCAGctgtgcaagactgaaataagcCGGAGGTCAAACAAATTTAGCAGAATCTTTCACACAAGCATACGTCACAGATTACTTGCAAACAATATCAGAGTTTTGATTGATTtgaccatcagttaacttcgaCATTTTACTTTGGATAGTAATATTTCATAGAGTGATTAATGTCAAAACATTGAGACTAGAGTAACATTAGGCACCTCCgatatgtttagtgttctaaaAATGTCAAATAGCTCAGTTATCAAAGCCAAGGTCAGGAGCCAGAAGTGAACACACATGGACGGCTATATAAACTGTCCTTTCATTAtacaaataaatatgaaaaaataCTTGtataacccttgagccagctcTTTCTGATGTGATCTCAATGGCGATGCAgcatttgtttgcacctccaacagcatggCATACCTGGTTAGCGTCCAAAAAAtgcctgtatgtttgtgtgaaagagtgttGTTCTCATTGCCTGTTTGCAGGTGGATGTATCACATGAGGCCCTGATTAAAAGAGCATCGTCTCTTGTCACAGACAGTGCCAACACCTACCTTTCTCAGACCACATTAGCACTTGTAGATTCGCTCACACAATATGCCAAGGTAAGGAACCACATCACTGTAAGTTTCCCTCAAAGTACCGTACCCTATCTCGGATTACTGTTTTTTGTCTGTAGTAATATGCTGAAAATACTATGTATGagctcaaataaataaatatatataatcgCCTGTGTGGTGAAGCTGTGATGTCACTAAAAGTAAAAGTTTACCTGTCGTCCACATGAATACCTGTGGTGCTGCTTAGGCCGTCCGCATGCTCGTGGCCCTCCACAGACGCTACGAGGCGTCGGCCACCAGACTGACCCCTGCCGACGAGGAGGCCGTGTGGCAGATCCTCGTCCAGCAGCGTGAGGAGGTAGGTCATCCCTCAGCACCCGCAATCAAAGGGTCAAAGGGTACGCCGTCACATCAACGACCCTCAGCACCCGCTATCAAAGCATACGCCGTCACAACAACAACCAGAAATAATGATCATAATAATGATATAATAATCACTATAACATCTCACAACAACATTTGAGTAGATAATCATTattctcctcatcatcatcatcatcctgatGATTTCCTGAATTGTTACAGAAACAAGAAGATGGAACTAGACACTCCCTCTGGGATATATAGACCCTTTTTAGTAGATTTAGCGTTCAGCTTTTTAGAGTTCAGCTCTTCATTGTCTGTCTCTGTAGGTGAGCATTCGCAAGGAGCATTGTAAACGCTTCGAGTCCAACTGGATGACGGCCATAAACCTGTCTGAGCTGGCAGCTGAGGCGGCGTACAACGCAGGTGAGTCATTTAGCAGGTGCGTTAGCGGCACATACTTTAGTACGGGTCAAGCACCAGCTGATCTTTTAACAGGCGCAGATTTAACTCTGCGCACATCCCCTACTGAATCGGAGTCAGATCCACCACAGAATTCAAATTAATCTTCAAATAAATTTTGATGGACCATAAACTGTGTTGATCTGTAGTTCAGATCAGAACACCCTGTGGAAATGGAAAAGCCTACAATTTGCCAACAAAACAACAAGTTTATTTCTAAaccgcatttcatacacagggctAAGTTAATGTGTTAAAGCAAAGAATGATCGTACATGAAAGCATACAAAGGTGTGGAAAAGTAAAGTACATAGAAtagaataatttaaaaaaaaacataagacacaaaatagaataattaaaaacaaCATAAGACACAaaatagaataattaaaaacaaCATTAAAGACACAAAATAGAATCattaaaatgtgaaaatgtgtccGTGTCCTCCCCCCACAGGAGCAGACCAGGCGTCGGTGGCGGCCCGCTCTAGTCTGGACCTTGCCCAGTCTCAGGTGGAGCACGTGCGCCAGGTCTCGCTGCAGGCAGAGAAAGACCTGGGTGAGGCCAAGGCGTTGGAGAGTCTGAGGGTCGAGCCCTCTGCAGTCCCGTCCGCGGCCGACGAGGACGAAGAGATCCCAGAGGCCTACCTCAGAGAGGACTGAGAGACACTTTCATGGCCAGTTTTCCACATGTGGACTAGTCCCAGGCTAGAAGCGCACTTCAATGAAAATCTCCACTAATAAAAGATTTTAGTCTAGGACTAGTCCAAATCTCCACCAATACTCCTAATCCATGGGCTGAAGGCTGGCGGAAAGACAGATCTGGGGTCCAGGAGGAACCTGAGCCTTTGGTTCTTCATATGCTCTGGTGAGGGTGGGGGGAGGTGTCGGCTTGGTAAGGGCTCCTAATTGACTCCAGGAGTGTAACTCCAGAAACTACAATcacaacaacagaaaagctaAATAAATGAAAGCTTTCTGTAAAGTTTTCAAATCAGGACTTGAATATAACATGATAACATGATGGGCCCCACGGATCCAGGCCAGAAGCTTTGGTTAAATGTTCTGTTGAATTCCATAGCTGCACAGTAGATTGGACAATCTTACATCCTGATGACATCAGAACATTTTTGCTTGATAGTTTGTCATT encodes the following:
- the diablob gene encoding diablo, IAP-binding mitochondrial protein b gives rise to the protein MAYYRKLFTASLRCASTWCVYGRGLVTASLARERLSKLSSAMKKNWISLSVAGAICAVPIAQVDVSHEALIKRASSLVTDSANTYLSQTTLALVDSLTQYAKAVRMLVALHRRYEASATRLTPADEEAVWQILVQQREEVSIRKEHCKRFESNWMTAINLSELAAEAAYNAGADQASVAARSSLDLAQSQVEHVRQVSLQAEKDLGEAKALESLRVEPSAVPSAADEDEEIPEAYLRED